A section of the Pristiophorus japonicus isolate sPriJap1 chromosome 4, sPriJap1.hap1, whole genome shotgun sequence genome encodes:
- the LOC139262696 gene encoding octapeptide-repeat protein T2-like: protein ERERVGETERERQSERERDRYERYRQYERHTERERQTERARGRQRERDRQHGRDRQRGRDR, encoded by the exons gagagagagagagtgggagagacagagcgagagagacagagcgagagagagagagacagg TACGAGAGATACAGACAGtacgagagacacacagagcgagagagacagacagagcgagcgagagggagacagcgcgagagagacagacagcacgggagagacagacagcgcgggagagacaga